Below is a window of Brachyspira hampsonii DNA.
TAAATGTATCAATATAAAATTAAATTATATATACAGAAGATATAATAAAAATATAAAAGTAATCCTATTAGCTTATATTATGAAATGCAAACATGCTCTTCATAAACTTCTTTGGCTTTAGAATAAAATTCGGCAGCCTTTTCATAATTTCCATCGATAAATTCAATATTACCTAAATGGAAATAATCACTGGATTCAGGATTTTCTTTTATTTTATTTGTATACTTTTCTCTGCTTTCTTTCAAATTAGGATAATTATCTTTTAAAGTTTTACTTCTAAGGTTTTTAAGAGCTAAAACTTCAGGAGTATCAGCAGGATACATAGCTAAAGCCTGCAAATACATATTTTCTGCCTTTTTATAATCTTTAATTTCATGCAAACAAACACCATAATAATGATAATCATTATGGTCAGCCAATTTATTATCTACTAAGATTTTATAAAAATTCATAGCTTCTTTATAAAGTTTATTTCTAAAGAAGTAATTAGCCATATATACTAAAGCAACCCTATCTTTAGCATTAATTTTAAGTACATTTTTAGCAGTTTCCAATCCTTTATCTTCTTCCTTAAGTAGGGTGCATAAAGATAAAAATTCATAATAAGGATTAAGATTTGATGAAGTATATAAAGTGATTCCTTTTCTGTAAAGTTCAAAAGCCTCTTCAAGTCTATATTCTTTTTTAGCAATAGCACCTAAAATGAAATAGGCTTCTGCTGCCATCCAATATTCCAAAAAAGTATTTAAAAATATTTTAGCATGTTCATAATCTCCGTTTTCAAATAAAGAAACTGCCACTTGTAAATATGCTTTCATATCATCAGAAGTACTTAATCTCATACTTCTTTTCAAAGCTTCTATAGCTTCTTCATTTACTCCTTTTTTTAATAATTCTTCGGCAAGATTACTTAATTTCATTGCTTTAGTATTAGTAGACACGTTCATACTCCTTTTTATTGAATTGGTCTTACATAAACTTCTTCAGAAAAACCACTTTCTATATTTCCACCCTCTCCGCCTATAGCTGTAACAGTAAAATAATAAACTGTTCCTTCTTTAAGTCCTTCTATTTTATATTCATGTACATTCTCTATTACTATAGGTGTGTATTGTGCTTCATTATATTCACCTGATTTAGTTCCATAATAAATTTTATAACCTGATATATTTTCATGAGAACCACTCCAACTTAGCATAACAGAAGTACCGCTTACCACATCAGCTTTTAAATTAGATGGTACTAAAGGTTTTTCAGGATGATGATAATCTATAGAAACATTATTTAATACAGGCGTAACATTTCTATCAACATTACTTTTCAATACAGCTCTAATCTGAATATATCTAGTCATTGTATTTGTCATAATATTTGTATAATTTTTTAAAGGCTCCCAAGCTATATTAACATCTTCAGAAGCAAAATAATAATCTGAAGTTCTGTAATACATATCTATATAACTTCCATTTGTAGAATTTCCAACATAATTTATAGAGTCAATAAATGTATTCCTATTTCCCAAATCCATAACCTTACTTATTATCTCTCCGTCTGCAGTATAATTATATAAATTAAAAGTCTGCTTATAACGAGGTGTAAAATAAAAAGCATCCAATCCGCCTATAAAACCATTTCCTAAATATAAAGGATCCAATTTTATATTATCAAACTCTATAGTATAAGGAGAACCTGTTGCATCTCCTGTTCTAGTCAAGTATACAACCTGATCTTCAAGGCCGTCTATATATTTCACTAATTTTCCTGTAGAGGCATTAAAACTTACACTATGATGTCTCCATTCATTTTCTTTCAGATATTCTCCCTCAGATAATATAACATTTGTATATACTCCATTATAGGAAAATATGTTATTAAACTGCCAAACTAATCTGCCATTAACAATATTAGCTTTTATGCCTGAAGATTTTGTAACACCATTTTCATTATATATAGCAGTTTTTGATAATACCTGAGAATTCATTCTTATTTTATAAGGATTCAAATAAAACTCCAAAGTAAAACTTGTCATAGTATCATCAAAATTGTGAGTACCATCTCCTACATAATAATCTATTTTCACATACGATTTAATATTATGGAAGAATATGGCATCTCCTCCATTAGCACCCTTTATAGATTTAATATCCTTACTATATATAAGCCCCTGTAAAATACTAGAATCAAGAGCTGTATCTCCTCTTAGATAATTAAGTGCCGAGTCGCTGTCGCTCAATATATAACTATTAGTAATATTATTTAATGTGGTATAATAAATATTATTTGTGTTTGAAAAAACATCATAAACAACAGCATTTAAACTAGCTGTAAAATATAAAATAAAAGCTATTAAAAAACCTATATAATGCATTTTCAAGTCCCAATTACTATTATAATTCTTTAATAATTATTCGGATATTTTTTAAATATCATTATTAAAAATATAATAAAAACTATAATGTATATTTATATAGTTGTAAAAACTATAATTAAACTATATTAATAAAACTAATCAAAAAAAGATTTGTTATATAATAAATAATAAAAATATACTAGGAGCAATTATGAAATTATCATTTATATTTGCATTTATTTTATATATGAGCAGTATTTTATTGGCAGATACAAGAAGTGATTTTTTTTCTGCGGTACATAGCGGAAATATAAAATCTGTAAAAGAATATATAGAAATGGGAATAAATGTAAATTTACGGGATGAAAGAAAAAGAACGCCTTTAATGATAGCGGCATATAAAAATGATATAAAAATGGTTAAACTTCTAGTTGATAATGATGCAAATGTAAATATACAAGATGAAAAATTGAATTCTCCTTTTCTATATGCAAGTTCAAGAGGAATGCTTGATATAATAAAACTAATATATAAAAAAGCTGATACAAAAAATGTTTTAAATATTTTCGGATCGAATGCATTAATGCTAGCATGCGAAAAAGAACATTTAGGAACAGTGAAATTCCTTCTTGAAAACACTGATATAGATGTTAATCATATTAATCATTTATCATATACAGCATTATTAGAAGTTGCCATTGTTGGAAATGACAGTTTAAATTATGCTGAAATAGTTAAGATTCTATTAGAACATGGAGCCGACAAGACTATTAAAGATAAGAACGGACATGATGCTCTATATTATGCCAAAGAAAGAAATTTAAAAAATATAGAAAAATTATTAGAAGAATAAAAATAAAGGCAAAAGCCTAAGAAATAAGACTTTTACCTTTATTAATAATTTCATAAGAACTTATCAATCTTTTTTTACTTCCTTACCTGTCGCAGCATATCTTTGTAATTGAACAGTAGCAGCCTTAGGATTTTTTACCACGCAAGGACCGCCTACACAGCCTCCATTACAAGCCATAACCTCAACAAGATTAGGAGTATCAGCAGTAATAGGAGTTTCTCCTGCCTGAACTTTTCCATAACCTTTTAACTGTTTCATACCATCTTTATCAAGTCCGTTAATCACAGCAGCTTTTAATTTTTCAGGGTGTTTTAATCTTACTTTAACAGCCTCAGCAACACCGCCGCTCATAGCATATTTTCTTCCTGAAGCAGTAGGAACAGTTTCTATATCTAAATCAGGTTCTTTTGATACATCAGTACCTGTAGCTATAAATAAAGCATCAAGCTCTTCCATAGATAAGCCATAATCTACTAACTCATCATCTAAACCTTCTCTTCTTTTTGCAAGACAAGGTCCTATAAATACATTAATAGCATCAGGATCATCTTTATGCATCATTTCAGCAGTATAATGCATAGGGGTTCTAGTTTCAGATACGCAAGGAATAAGTTCAGGTACATGCTTTCTCACCGCTTTTACATAGGCAGGACAGCATGAAGTAGTCATCAGTTTATCCCCTCTTTCCATTCTCTCTTCAAACTCAGCAGCCTCTTTATCTGATGTAACATCTGCTCCCAAAGCAACTTCCCATACCTTATTAAATCCTATTTTTAATAAAGCACTTTTTAATTGTCCCGGTTTAGCGTTAAATTGAGAAGCTATGGCAGGAGCATACATAACATTAACTTTTTCATCTGCCTTTAAATGCTTTAAAACATCTATAAGCTGCCCCTTATCCATCATAGCACCAAATGGACATTCTCTCATACAATTTCCGCAGAATATACATTTATGATAGTCTATTACTTCTTTGCCATACTCATTTTTATTAATAGCTCCTACAGGACAAGACTCCTCGCAAGGAACAGGTATATAAATAATAGCATGATAAGGACAGTTTTTTAAACATAATCCGCAGTTAATACATTTACTGCTGTCTATATGTGCCCTTTTTTCATCTAGTATTGTTATGGCATCTTTAGGACAATTAACTATACAAGGTCTGGCTAAGCAAGCCTGACAGGCATTAGTTACCATAAAATTAGCCCTTACACAAGCATTGCAAGCTTCATCAAGAACTGTAAGCATAGGCCAAGTAGGTTTATCTCTTTCTAATGCTAATTTAGCATATCCGGACAATGGTATTCCGCTATCCTCCTTGCCTTCAACACTTATACCAAGTCTTGCCATAATTCTATTCTTTATTATTTCTCTGTCATTGTGTATACAGCATCTTATAGATTTGCTATCTCTAGGTATTATCTCTATAGGCAGCCTATCAATATCTTCTACAAGCCTGTCTTCAATAAACATTAATGCAATCTTTACCAAGATATCTTTTTTTAACTGAGAAGCGTTATTATTAATATTCAATTTTATACTCCTAATTTTTTAAGTGATTTTTGGTTTAATATAAACGCATAATTGATATAATTATAATACGAAGATTATTTTTTTCAAGTATAACATAAAAATAATATATACATTTTAACATCTTATTATAGAATAAAAACATTTATTAGTATATAAAACTCTTATTTCTATATATTCTATAAAAATATCTGTATTCCTAATGATAAAGTTGTTTCAAAACTAATTTTATTTATTAATTGAAGAATTACTCATTTGATATATATAATTATTATTTTGCAGCCTTTCTCTATTACGAAAAAATCCTACTTTAATGCCTGTATGTGAAAAGATTCTATACTAGACAAGTTAGTATACGCTTCGCAAAATAGTACATGTTTATATACTAAAACAGTAACAAATACAACATATAAAACATTATATATTAATTTAAAAATTAAATAATTCTATACTTAATCTTATCAAGTGCTTCTCAAACAAGTCTAACAGTCAAAACTTAATTTGATATTAATTTATCTCTTAATTCATTATAATTTTTACTCATAATGTCATACCAATAATCCAATTTATCATTATCATCACCATTGATATCTTTAAAATAGAAAGGCTCTAAAAATCTCACAGTTATCTTTTTAAATGGGACAATCTTAATACTTCTAGCTTTCATAATATCTCTAGTACCATATATAACAACAGGCAAAACCGGTATATCTGAACATCTTTCTGATATTTTTAATATTCCTCTTTTAGGCTTTTTTATTTCTCCTGTAGCACTTCTTGTACCTTCAGGATAAATGACTATACTGATATTATTTCTTAATCTGTTTTCCATATCATCTATAGATTTTACAGCACCTACCGTACCTCTTTTAACAAATATGTAATTAGCAAGAGACATACCAAAACCAATTAAAGGTACTTTTCCATAAGTATCCTTTGATACAAATGCAAAAGAATTTTTAAATATACTGAAGCATGCAAATATATCGAAAGCACTTTGATGATTAGGAGTCAGTAAGTAAGTTTTATTAGGATCATAATTTTCTTTTCCTTCTATATCAAAAGAAATGAATGCCATTTTCATAAGCACTCTGCCCCAAAATTTAGCCATAGTATGAACATATTGCGAAGCTTTTCTCTTAGAAAATAATCTTATAAATGGGTAAATTGAAAAGGCTACAATTACACACAATAATGTAAAAATAAAACTTAATAAAAAATAAATTAAACTAAATAATATCATAATAAATAGTTTATTATAAAAATAAAAAATTATCAATATACAACTTGATATATTAATAACTGTTTGTTATAATTAATAAATATTTTTTTTATTTTTAATTAAATTACTTAATAATTATGAATAACAGGAAAAAGCAACAAATAGGAATCATAGTTAATGTTCTTAGAACTGATACTGATGGAATTTTAAAAAAAATAAATACTATAATAAAAAGATATAATATAGAAGCTATTATAATAAATTATGATATATCATCTTACAATAATATAAAAAAAGCAGCAAGAGAGTTAAAAAATGTATCAATGCTGATATCTATAGGCGGAGATGGTACATTGCTTTCCGCTTTAAAAATAGCAATAAAATATGACATATCAGTTCTTCCAATATATAACGGTACATTAGGTTTTATTTCAGAAATACCTCCTGAAGAAGCATATTTAATATTAGAAGAATATTTTGAAAATAAAAAAACATTATATGAAATAGAGCCTAGAACATTATTATCTGTAAGGGTTTATTCAAAAGAAAAAGATACATATAAAGAACATCTCGCTGTTAATGAGTTAGTTTTAAGTAAATGCGACGGCAGAGCAATACATATAAACATTATAATATCCGGTAAACTAATATCTTCAATAGTAGGAGACGGTGTTGTAATAGCAACCCCTACAGGCTCTACTGCTTATGCTTTAAGTGCAGGAGGTCCTATACTTGCCCCCACCATTGATGCAATATCTTTTGTACCTATAGCACCTCATTCATTAACCTTCAGACCGCTAGTTATTCCTAAACATGATAATATAGAATTGGAATTGACACAAAAATCATTAAAGGCTATGATAACAATAGACGGATATGATATATGTCAATTTAAAAATAATGATAAGATAAAAGCGAAAATAAGTAATAAAAACTGCTATATATTTCAAAGTGCAAACAGGCTGTTTTATGATATACTTAGGAATAAACTTAATTGGGGTAGATAATGCTTAAATATCTCGAAATTAGAAATTTTGTGTTAATAGATAAATTAAAAATAAATTTCAGCAGCGGCTTCAATGTACTTACAGGTGAAACAGGTGCTGGTAAAAGCATTATAATCAGTGCATTAGAACTCATAACAGGGGAAAAAGGTTCTACTAGAATGGTTGGAGCTAATGGCGACAGATTAATTGTTTCAGGAAATTTTTCTCTTCAATCATCTGCTGATATTGTAAAAAATAAATTAAAAGAATGGAATATAGAAATAAATAATGATGAGCTTAATATAAAAAGAGAAATTACAAAAGACGGAAAAAGCAAATCTTTTATAAATAATGTAGGTGTTAAAGTAGCTGAATTAAAAGAACTTGGTGATTTGATAGTAGATATACATGGACAGCATGAACATCAGTCTCTTTTTAATCCGGCAAATCATTTAAACTTTTATGACAGTTATTTAAATATTGATGAAAAGCTTGAAAATTATAAAAATCATTATAATAAACTCATCAAATTAATAAAACAGTATAATGAAATATATCAAAATAAAAACAATATTTTAAAAGAAAAATCTTTTTTAGAATATGCAATAGATGAAATAGAAAAAGCTAAATTAAAGCCAAATGAAGATGAAGATATAAAAAATGATATTACTATGATGTCAAATGCAGAAAGTATAGCTTCGTCTCTTTCTTCTATTAATAAAGATATATTCGGAAGCGAATCCGGAGCTTATATAAAATTAACTAGAAGCATTTCGGCATTACAAAGCATATCCAA
It encodes the following:
- a CDS encoding tetratricopeptide repeat protein, with protein sequence MSTNTKAMKLSNLAEELLKKGVNEEAIEALKRSMRLSTSDDMKAYLQVAVSLFENGDYEHAKIFLNTFLEYWMAAEAYFILGAIAKKEYRLEEAFELYRKGITLYTSSNLNPYYEFLSLCTLLKEEDKGLETAKNVLKINAKDRVALVYMANYFFRNKLYKEAMNFYKILVDNKLADHNDYHYYGVCLHEIKDYKKAENMYLQALAMYPADTPEVLALKNLRSKTLKDNYPNLKESREKYTNKIKENPESSDYFHLGNIEFIDGNYEKAAEFYSKAKEVYEEHVCIS
- a CDS encoding fibronectin type III domain-containing protein codes for the protein MHYIGFLIAFILYFTASLNAVVYDVFSNTNNIYYTTLNNITNSYILSDSDSALNYLRGDTALDSSILQGLIYSKDIKSIKGANGGDAIFFHNIKSYVKIDYYVGDGTHNFDDTMTSFTLEFYLNPYKIRMNSQVLSKTAIYNENGVTKSSGIKANIVNGRLVWQFNNIFSYNGVYTNVILSEGEYLKENEWRHHSVSFNASTGKLVKYIDGLEDQVVYLTRTGDATGSPYTIEFDNIKLDPLYLGNGFIGGLDAFYFTPRYKQTFNLYNYTADGEIISKVMDLGNRNTFIDSINYVGNSTNGSYIDMYYRTSDYYFASEDVNIAWEPLKNYTNIMTNTMTRYIQIRAVLKSNVDRNVTPVLNNVSIDYHHPEKPLVPSNLKADVVSGTSVMLSWSGSHENISGYKIYYGTKSGEYNEAQYTPIVIENVHEYKIEGLKEGTVYYFTVTAIGGEGGNIESGFSEEVYVRPIQ
- a CDS encoding ankyrin repeat domain-containing protein, translated to MKLSFIFAFILYMSSILLADTRSDFFSAVHSGNIKSVKEYIEMGINVNLRDERKRTPLMIAAYKNDIKMVKLLVDNDANVNIQDEKLNSPFLYASSRGMLDIIKLIYKKADTKNVLNIFGSNALMLACEKEHLGTVKFLLENTDIDVNHINHLSYTALLEVAIVGNDSLNYAEIVKILLEHGADKTIKDKNGHDALYYAKERNLKNIEKLLEE
- a CDS encoding 4Fe-4S dicluster domain-containing protein, yielding MNINNNASQLKKDILVKIALMFIEDRLVEDIDRLPIEIIPRDSKSIRCCIHNDREIIKNRIMARLGISVEGKEDSGIPLSGYAKLALERDKPTWPMLTVLDEACNACVRANFMVTNACQACLARPCIVNCPKDAITILDEKRAHIDSSKCINCGLCLKNCPYHAIIYIPVPCEESCPVGAINKNEYGKEVIDYHKCIFCGNCMRECPFGAMMDKGQLIDVLKHLKADEKVNVMYAPAIASQFNAKPGQLKSALLKIGFNKVWEVALGADVTSDKEAAEFEERMERGDKLMTTSCCPAYVKAVRKHVPELIPCVSETRTPMHYTAEMMHKDDPDAINVFIGPCLAKRREGLDDELVDYGLSMEELDALFIATGTDVSKEPDLDIETVPTASGRKYAMSGGVAEAVKVRLKHPEKLKAAVINGLDKDGMKQLKGYGKVQAGETPITADTPNLVEVMACNGGCVGGPCVVKNPKAATVQLQRYAATGKEVKKD
- a CDS encoding lysophospholipid acyltransferase family protein; the encoded protein is MAKFWGRVLMKMAFISFDIEGKENYDPNKTYLLTPNHQSAFDIFACFSIFKNSFAFVSKDTYGKVPLIGFGMSLANYIFVKRGTVGAVKSIDDMENRLRNNISIVIYPEGTRSATGEIKKPKRGILKISERCSDIPVLPVVIYGTRDIMKARSIKIVPFKKITVRFLEPFYFKDINGDDNDKLDYWYDIMSKNYNELRDKLISN
- a CDS encoding NAD(+)/NADH kinase translates to MNNRKKQQIGIIVNVLRTDTDGILKKINTIIKRYNIEAIIINYDISSYNNIKKAARELKNVSMLISIGGDGTLLSALKIAIKYDISVLPIYNGTLGFISEIPPEEAYLILEEYFENKKTLYEIEPRTLLSVRVYSKEKDTYKEHLAVNELVLSKCDGRAIHINIIISGKLISSIVGDGVVIATPTGSTAYALSAGGPILAPTIDAISFVPIAPHSLTFRPLVIPKHDNIELELTQKSLKAMITIDGYDICQFKNNDKIKAKISNKNCYIFQSANRLFYDILRNKLNWGR